The nucleotide sequence GTAGGCGAGAGCCGATAAACGCATCCGGTTTGTTCTGTCATCCCTGTCTGTCCTTGGTCCGTAAAGTAGACGTCGTGTGTAGATGAGACAATCAAATCATTGGGACCTTTGAACCGTTCGAGATTCCGGCGGGTGAGTAGAGGCGATATGGAGTTTGTGGATGGATTGAAGAGCAAGAGTCCCTATACATACTCTATTTAGTAGCACATTGACACAATATACGAAAGGCATACGTACTTGTTTATAGTCCGCAACCACAAGACATCCGTCCTTCCTCACGGCAAGACCATTGGGCTCGCCATCCCACCGCGCACATTCCGTTACCTGTCTTGCAACGTTCACTTTGAGAATCCTGCCATATGGCACATCAACAAGGTAGAGATCCCCATTGGTAACATATGTTGGACCCTCCAGGAAGATTTCAGAGGTAGGGACGGCCGATCCGCCACGCCATTCCGTTGGTTGGCCGGTGCATCGAAGGGTGTTTGGAATGCGGACATAGATTTTCGCCTGGATGACCGGGGGGACGGGGTAGAAATTCATCGCTTCCGATGATGCAATACTCCGTTG is from Aspergillus chevalieri M1 DNA, chromosome 8, nearly complete sequence and encodes:
- a CDS encoding SMP-30/gluconolactonase/LRE family protein (COG:G;~EggNog:ENOG410PM67;~InterPro:IPR011042,IPR005511,IPR013658;~PFAM:PF08450) — translated: MNFYPVPPVIQAKIYVRIPNTLRCTGQPTEWRGGSAVPTSEIFLEGPTYVTNGDLYLVDVPYGRILKVNVARQVTECARWDGEPNGLAVRKDGCLVVADYKQGLLLFNPSTNSISPLLTRRNLERFKGPNDLIVSSTHDVYFTDQGQTGMTEQTGCVYRLSPTGKLDCLVSNGISPNGLALSPDERFLYVAMTRSNAVWRLPLHADGTTTKAGLFFQSFGCAGPDGLAVDEEGNLFICHPSLGSVFVVDADGIPKARIATARGGGKNLTNCTFGGPDGKTLFITDSMEGNVQYVQWHCRGVPEAKMAKTKT